The Lonchura striata isolate bLonStr1 chromosome 8, bLonStr1.mat, whole genome shotgun sequence genomic interval ATGCCTTACCCCTGCGCACAAAAGCCATGAACTCCTTCACTGTCTGGTCCAAGGGAACTCCATGGTACACCAGGGGTCGGAAATTGCGGTGCTCGAAGGAGCGGACGAGACGAACCGTGACGGTTGAGCTTTCTGCTGACATGAGAATTAATTCTGAATAACCTGGGAAAAGTTAAAGGGAGGAATTACTGCCTTTCCTCTGTGTACGAGCGCAGCTGGAAAACGAGGCCAGGCCAAGCCTCGTGCAAATGATAAAACATGGTGAGAAATCCAACAGCATTGTGCCTTTCAGGATTTCACTGCTGTGATTCCAAATGCAGCAGTAGAAGGGTCTCAAAACAAGCAGATACTGCACAGCACACACTCCAGCACCTGTGCTGTGCAATGCCATGCCAGACTCCCCATTAAATATGCAAAAGTGCTATGGATAAATGCAAGTGTGTTGAGTGGGTTTTAAGTGACTGAAGACTACCTGCTGGCCTCTAGAAGAATGTCCTTATATAAACAAGCCCGAAGACTTTTTAACATACTTGTGTTGGAGAGAGTGTAATACTCTGAAAAATGCCTAAGCTGTTACACAATGCTCATTTTCACCTCCCCAGGGAAAGTGAAACACCACCCCCACATACACAGGCAAATAATTTTCCTGGTATACTACAGCATAATTAAGGGATTTAGTTTATAATAGTCGTTCTCTAGAAAGGCTCTGTGGGCTTATAGGAGAGAACAGAGCCTAAAACAGAGCAGCCTTGTCAACCCAAAACCCTATTCAAATAAGCCCATGTATTGCTCCATCGGGTTTTTTTTATCTCCACAGCAAAACAAGCTCTTTTCTGCTTTGACAAACATCTCCATTTTTAAGTGCTGGGCATCCCTCCGTTTCCTGGCCACGtacagctgctgcagcaaggAGCAAGGACTGCAGCCCGTGTGCTCCACATCAGCACGACCTTTGCGCctcccatccctgagcaggCATCTCAGAGTCCACTCCAGTCCCGGGAGGGAACCTTTTACCTTTTACCTATTCACCCCTTTATGTTCTTTTTTgcgtgtcttttttttttctccttttttgctGTGGGGTAATTTAAGTGTCCCACCACAATGCAGGTGCATCCCAGCCTTGGCTGTATTTGTCCCAGCCATAGCCTGGCAAAGCAAACCACCAATATTTTCATCAAGTACTGTTTGCAGGATGGGGACAAAGACCTTCCACAGCACAAGGCAACTTGGCCAATAACTCCCCGAGTCCCAATTCCATTTTAAATGAGTGTGCAGTGCACACCAAACAAATAACACATgccaatcaaaaaaaaaaaaaaaaatcgtaCTTTGCACCTGCAAATAACTCGATTTATACTAAACAGCAAAGATGGATGTTTTCTCGGTGCTATTCCACATGGGCTGGTGACTTGGGGGATGCAGTAAAGGGCACAGCATTCAGCTCACTTGCTCCTAAGCAGCATGGAGAAACACTGTGGGAACATAAATTCGGGAGCTCAACCAGAAATCGCCAATTTTCACATTTACTACTGAAACCGATCGCACGGAGGGCTGGGACCATGCGCCTCCACGAGGacaggaaggcaggcaggaagcGCTGGTGGCCCATTCCTCTGGGAAAGAGGAGCCTCCCCGGACCCGCGGCAACACCGGGACCAACACCGGGACCAACACCGGGACCAACACCGGGCCCGGCCCCAGCACCGCCGCCCGCccagcgcggcccggcccgggcccgCCGCCCCCCTCAGGCCCGTTACCGCTCTCCGCCGGCACGTCCGGGTCCCGCCCCGCCCACCCGCTCCACCAATCGCGTCCTTCCGGCGGCACCCCCGAGCCGCGGGATTGGCTGAGCGGGCTCTGTGCCTCCCGCCGTTGTCTCCTCATGCCCTGGTGAATGGGAGGCACCCGCACCGCCTCCGCATTGGCTCCTTGCCCGCCCTgcgcccgcccccggcccgcgcTGATTGGTGCTCGCGGAGCCCGCGGCGCTGCGATTGGCCGGCGGCCGGTCTGGCGAGGGGTGAGGCGGACGCGCGGCGGGGGCGACGAGGCAgaagcggcggggccgggagcgcgcaGGGGGCGCAGCGATGAGCGAGGTGCGGGGGGCGCGGCGATGAGCGAGGTGCGGGGGGATTGCCGCGGTGAGCGCGGTGAGCACCGTGCGGGGATTGCCGCGGTGAGCGCGGTGAGCGCGGTGCGGAGATTGCCGCGGTGAGCGCGGTGCGGGGGCCGACACAGTGAGCGAGGGTcgcggggagccggggcagCCGCGGGCCGCCGCCACCTTCCCCTCAGTCACCCCCTCCTGCCTTCCCCCAGGCCGCGTTCCAGAAGGCTGCCGAGGAGGTGAAGCAGCTGAAGTCGCAGCCCACGgaccaggagatgctgcaggtcTACAGCCACTACAAGCAGGCCACGGTGGGCGACGTGAACACGGGTGGGTGCCGGTGCCGTCCCGGCAGGCAGAGCCTCTCCCCGCTGCCCTTCCCTCGGCCCCGCGGCTCAGCCGAGTGACTCCCTGCCCACTTGGCACGGATTTGTGTGCGGGAGGGCACAGGCTGCCCCGATAAGGCTTTCTGCAAGTCGTAGTTTTTAGATTAACCCGGCTGCCGCCGTCTGTTCCGTGCAGTGAGGGCCTGAGGATGCTTTGTGCAAATATCACGATTGGGTTTTTTGGAGATCTCTGTTAGTAAGTAGCTGCTCGGGCCGAGGGGTGCTGCTTTAATGCAAACACGTCTGGGTTGTACAGACTTAAACAGCGAGGCAAGTGATACAAGGGTGGAACTGCAATACTGGAGGGGATGACACTGAGTTTATTTAGGCTGGATTGACTGCTAAAAATAGTACTGGAAAGCAGAACTAGAAGAATAGGAGAAATTTTTGGTACAGTCTTTCTGAAGTATATTTAATTGCAGCTCGTATGAAAGTTATGTATTCAAGTACACAGTGCAAAATGTTTCTGGCTACTTCTCTTGCTACAATGCTGTCCATGGCAGCTCAGCCTTTGGAGTAACATTTAAAGTGAAGCTTGTCTCTATCGCCCTTGTGTAATGCTGGAGTAGCTACAATTAGAAAGGGAAAAGGTCATTGCTTTGGAGTGCTGGCCTCCTAACCCAGTAGCTGGCAAAGTTTATTGAGCGTCCATTGATTTAAAAGCTGGCAGTGAAGTGTACAGGAAATGGTAAGTAATTTAATCTCCTTTTTCCAAAGCTGgcagcatgagagaaaaaagaattgaCTTTGGGTTTAAGATGTGGTCTTTTTGGTGCGGCTGGACATCCACATTATTAGTGCTTGACAGGGTGAAACAGTGCTGTGAGTATGCCACCATTCCTGCAAGTGTCTGCACTCCTGTGAAGCAGCAGCCAACGTGAGTTGGCCTGAGAAGCAGCCTGTGGGAGGGTGACTGATGGGGTTTGTGCTGGAGAGAAGTGGAGCTGCCAACTGGAGCTACAGGTCACTGTGCCATGGGGGCTGCACAGGACTGTTTCTGTGGATACTGCCCAGTTCCTTTTGTGAGTTCTAAGAATTATCTTTaacgagagagagagagaggaagtaAAACCACAAAGGAGACTTAAGATGAACCACGTACATGTCATTCACTTTCTGCTTGGCCACACCACAGCCTGCAGTGAAGTGAGTTAAATTTCCAAGGTTTTCAAATGCAGAACTATAGATTAGAAATACGCTACCAACTTGATGATAATGGGTTCCAAGCTGTATGTTACTACAAACAGCTGTCTGTTTCTGTGTCTCTGCCTGTAATGGACCTCCGGGTGTTTCTGCTTTACTTTAGAGCTGGTGTTCTTTAATTGGATAGCTCTTATGTGACAGCAGGCTCTTCAGAAAGTACAGCTAAACCAAGTGACAGCAGTTGGTGCTCTTCTGTTCAAATGCTGCTGTCTCAAGAGAATTTCTGTTGTCATCAACCATGTTGTAACATATTCCCCTGAGGTGATCTCCTGGCTACAGGTTAGCAAGaacagctgcagagatgagccaTTGTATTTAGTCACAGTTAAGAGCTAACTAAGCCTTCAAGTGGGTATTGCCTACATCCAGATCACACAAACTAATCCTGCTGCTTATCCTGTCTTTCTCAGAGCGCCCTGGTATGCTGGACTTCAAAGGCAAAGCAAAGTGGGATGCCTGGAGTGCGTTAAAAGGCAAGTGTCtgattaaagaaattaataaaattacacTGGCAAACTAGACAGACACATGTAGTTCAGCAAGAAACAGGTTAGTGTTGCTTTCTAATACAAGAGTTCTAGAAGTTCAGAATGCTATGAGAATAAACTTTAATTACCTTTGCAAGGCAGAAGTAATCCTGAAGAAGATGGCCTGTGTGAAAGAGAATGAGGGTGCAAAATGTCCAGCTGGCCTAAGAtgttaaataaagaaaaacaataaaggcagcagaaacctaaatttgttttcttgatCCCAGCCTAGTACCCCAAAGACAGCTCCCAAAGGAGCTCTCCCTCCAGTTGTTATGCATCTTATGCATCTTCCAGTTAGGAAAGCTTTGGGAGAAACAACTGAGCTCTCAGCTCTAAATGAGGAGCCAAACAAGTTGTCTAATCTGTGACAATGGGGcttttttctggtgttttaaGGAATAGCTCTCCTGTAATAATTGTCAACGGCATTAATAGAAATGATTAGTTGCTGCCTGTGCAAAAACAACTTTGCTGGGAAGCACTGTTTTCATGACTAATAAAACACATTTGTTAAAAACTTTAGCAGTGGATTCACAGCCAGGTGACCTTCCTGGCTCATTTGCTCTCCAGTGGCACAGACTAGAGCAAGAATTGTAACTTGTAAAAGGCATCTTAACCTGTGAAAGGTATCTGACTGCTTCCTGTGTTCTGTCCTTCAGGAATGTCCAAAGAAGATGCAATGAAAGCTTACATAGCAAAAGTGGAAGAACTAAAGGGCAAATATGGCATCTAAGGACTGGATAAATCAGCTACATGCACGCCTGCAACCTGCCTTATTTCTAATGTGGAAAAGTGGTTTCTAAGAGTAACCTTAGATACCTAATATGTCATAGTCAGTTCTCCTAATGCCTGTAGTTCAGGAGAAATAATGTACCTGGCTAATGTACTGACACGGTATAAATTCCTTCTGGGAACAAAATCTGGAACTCATTAAAGTGCGTTTGGTACTTTAGCTGTTGTGCTGGTCGTCCCTTAGCGGTCACAGCGAGCCCGTGCCGAGCAGAGCCgcgtcccctgtccctgtgccactaGAGGGGGTCGGTCACCTTCGGCACTGCCCGCTCCTGTCCAGCCGCTCCTGCCCAGGTCGCTGAGCGGCGACCCGCAGAAGCTGGAGCACCACGGAGCTTATCTGGAAAAGGTTATCTCTAATGCTGTGTGTGCTAAGAGCAAGGTGCTTGATACTTGTTGCCTGGAGCCTTCAGAGTCTTAGTCAACAGCTGCCAAATATCTTTCATAAAACACTTCTGGGACACGTTATTTCCCAACAGCAACATTGGGCTTCTGGAGTAAAGGCAAATACTGAACACAGagccttccctgggaaaggagagATTCGAGAGGCAGTAGAGTTGATCCTCTTGATGCTGCTTGATCAACTTGATGTTGCCATGCAGTTGGCTGCAGTAAGAGGTGAGTCACTACAGACTGGCTGAACACTGGCAAGACTGCTCAAAGATAAAGACAGTGATCATCAGCAAAAGTTCGATTACAAAACACACAGTTGTGACTGTCTCTAGAAGGTTCATTGTTTTGCTCTGCCTGGTGTAGTCCCTTGGAGCTGCTGATGTTGGAAAGGGAagactttgcttttaaaatgtgacTTTGAATTATTCCAGCATAAAGCATTTGAGAATGAAATCACAACCTTATACAGGAATCAGGCACTATAATTCCTACTGTACTGGTTAGCATCTGAATAGGTGAGGACTCTTCAGATAAGCAATTGATTTATGGAACTACAAGGGATGAAAACTATCATTATGTATCTGTCTAGGTAAATACATGGTGAGTAGTAGATTTAGAGATTACTTCACATGCTTTCAAAGATTTTAACTTTCCCCTTTACTACTTTTCATGGGAAATGTGCTTAGAGCTGCTTTTTGTCCTTTAAGATGTATtagaatagagaaaaaaaaggcagtttatTCTTGTTCCTCCTTCTTCTGGGTAAGTAAAATaagcatttgggttttttttttacctgctcTTGTATCTTCTGTTAGTTGAGGTTGTCTTAATTAAATTCACTTTGCAAGAGaggggcaagagcagttattcACCATAAGAAATGCTTTTGCCTCTTCTCTAGCCCTAAATCCCACATCTACAGCTCCATCTTGGCAGCTGTATTTTGTGAAGCTGGTTATCTTTGAAGGATTCTGCCAAACTTGACCAGAACAGAGGTCACACAGCAAATGTTCCCACATTGCTCTTTGTTTGCTGGAAGCTGATGCACTGTGAGCACACTGTGCTTTGCCAGCATGTTTTCTGTCAAAACAGGTGTAGTCAGAATTTTTGACTGCTGAAGTAGTGGAGTTGGGTCTAAAGGATGGGCCAGGGGTAGCAAATTCTATATCACAGTCCTCATTTGGATTAGTTTCCCCTGTGGCAATTAATTGTTACAGTGCTGCTCTCCTTTCTCATACCTCTAGCATTAGGAAAACATCACTTTTTACACAGGGCTTATCCCAGAGAGGGTTTGCTCTTAGCCAGGCTTACAAATAATGCTATTTGCCAAAGAATACAAGTGACTGAGAATTCTGTCTTTATTTGGATACTTAATTTTTTACTGTCGCAACACCTTTCTGCTTGCAGCTTCCATATCCTTGAGAAAGTAACATCAGCAGTCTTACTATTTAGCTTGCCCTTTGGCAATCAACTGTGTCTTTCAGGAGCAAGCTGAAAACTTCAAGATGTGGAAATAGCTCTGCAGTAAGAGGCTACAAAAAGCACAAAGGCAGAAGCAAAGGTACTGGTGGCTGCACACAGTGTTTGTGACAAGAAGCAGCAACACAAAATTTGGCTGAAAGGGTAGTAATTGTTGAAATAGACTGAGCTAAGGGGCTCCTTATGGTTGTCTAGCAGCAGGATGAATATCTAAATGTGTAAGGACACTGGGCTGCCTGAAAATGTTTCTGACCTAGTGACCACCAAGTGCTTGCAGGTAAGGTGTGTGAGGCACCTGGGCTGCATAAATAACACCTGGGCAACAGTGACATCAGGGCAGGGGTGGTTTAAGGGCATCTAGAAACAGATTTGTAGGTAGAGGTAATTGCTTTTATTAAACTAATAAGGTGGTAAAAATAGACAACCATTGAGATCAGAAACAGAAGCAGCAAGCCTCAAACCAGAATATAATGCAGAGCCATTGCTCTGCATGCAGTAAGGCACTTTTGGTGGAGGATCAGATGCTTTTGAtggctgggcagtgctgcaAAACAGGGGATTGTTCTGACACCCGCTCAGGGAGTTGCTGCTATTTCCTCTTTGTTAGATCAAAGACAGGCCAGCAACATCCTGATCCttgcagtgctggggaaggaggagagacGTGCTGAAGGCAGCCCAGCACGCAGGAGGTCAGAGGCCAGCTGGCACACACAcgctcagctctgctctgctgagtcTGCAGCGTGCAGGACAGAACCTGGACTTTGGATATGGCCATAATAAATGTTAACTCCTGTGTGTGATAAGACAGTGTTCCTTCTATCACGCTTCTATGATTAGCTCTTACACAGAGCAACACAGCTGATTGGCACCCACTGCAGGTAGAGATAAGAAAGGGGATGGTGTTTTCCTTGGAAATCTCTTTCTGATGGGTTTTGCTTGCTTTTAACAAACATGTGAAGGTGCAACACTCATAGCACAGATTTAACAAATCAGTATTGTTGTGTTGCTTAAGGCCCATAACAGATTTTTCAACCCTGTGAAGTAAATTTTTCAGTTTGGTTAAAAGGCCCTCCAAGGCTGACTGCAGTGTGCCACTGACTCAAAATTCTTCAGTACTCATCCGGAATGATCCTGTTTCATGATGGAAGCATTTTAACCTTTGAATTTATTTGACCCTAATGATACTGCTAAAAATAAATGACAATTGCATTTGCTGCTGTTCAAAacatttgctcttcccacaagtttTCAGAGTAAACAGGATTGGGCAATACTACTTTGGGGTGACTGGCCATCTAAGCTATCCTGTGAGATTGATTATAAATTGGGGAGGCAGAAAGTGTATTTTAGTTGGGACAGTTTTCTAAATACCACAGCTGTCATCCCAGAAGTAGGTTACACAGTCCTCCAAGTAGTGAAAGCTGTGTAGAAGTAAGACAAGTTGATACTACATTGATAGAAGACATTTGAGTGCATTCACAGTAATAAACTCAGAAGGGTAAAAGCTAATGGAACAAAAACAgaatctaatttttttctcctccccacAAGTCTATGAAGTACCTTCCAATCTATGAATTAGCCAATCAACTGCTCGCTTAAAGTGTAAATACCATCAATTCATTTTAGATGGGTCTTCATCCTTTATAGAACGAGCTTGTATTTCTTCTAGAATCAGGGTATGGGTGAAAGTTAAACACAGTTTAGTTGTGTTATCTTTAGAATACAGAATTCACATGGAGCTCATCTGCAGTGATCTTTTAACTTTCGTTCCCAGCTATTCCCAGTACACATATATTTATGAGCTGCatcaaaagaattttttttctacattctggaaaggaaaacaattacATTACTTGGCTGACACAGCCAGGCAGACACCTTGTTTGTCCCCACCAAATGTGCAAGGCACCAACTTGTGTTTCCCAAAAGGCTGAAGTAATGGTATGTCATCTCCTCCTAATAAACACTGCTCCTTTGAGTAAGTTCTGAACCTGGGAGATGGACTAACCAATTCAATGAAATTGCTACTTCTAAATCTCTTGATATGACTTTTTACTGATAGGAAAAATATGTATGTGACAGCTGAGAAGCTGaattattttccccaaattatGTAACATTGAAATATGGACCCAAATTTTTCTAGTAGTGCTAAAGACCTAAAGTTGGCTTTTTggtttcttggattttttttttttttttttaattgaatttatatttcaaaGCAGATTTTCAGAATGGTCAGATGCAAATATTTTGAGGTATTTCCTAAGCCAGTGTAACTATTGCAAAAGATCCCTGAAAAAGGCTGAATCTGAAACAGAATGAGTGAGCACCCAGTGTTGGATCTCTGCAATGTGATGCTGAGGTAGGTCCAAAAACTGATAGAGGTGAAAACACAATTCTTGCTGGGATACAACTTCTATTCCTTTAAGCCTGTCCTACTTaaagtctctcttcctcttAGGCTTAGCTGAGGCTGGGGATAAAACCACTGTAATGGAGTCCCATATTACCAGCATGTTTCTGACCCACTCTGAGTCCCTCCCAAGTACTGCTGCTGCGGTGGGCAGTAGGACCTAGGGCTGGCTGGTGGGTACAACTGGGTATTATCACCATGTGCAGCAGCCCAGGCCTCTCATGCACAGCCAGCAGCGAGGGGGagagcctggggctgcagggacacatggCAGCCCCTGTCTGGTGGCCAGTCTGCCTTCCTGTGGCACAGCAGAGATGTCCAGGCAGGAGGCAAAGTGAAACCATCTGGCCCAGGAGCTTTCTCCTCTTTACATGCTTTTACATGCCGGGATGAATTTGTCCACTTGGCTGCAATAACTTGCAGCGATGGGAGGGAAATCCTGAGGTAAAGTAGTTGTGATAAGGGGCTGGTCTGAGCTGTGTGGGCCTTGGCACAACCCAAACTCCCTTCTGTTATATatgctgctgcctggggcacaAGTCACCTAGGATGACTGCCTGAGTTCCCAGAAGCTGCTGGGCTTGAGCAGCTTGCCAGCAGCTTGCTGACTTTTTGCACTATTCCAGAAGCTGTGtttcagcccagctgggctgaaCCCAGCCTGAGCTGAATGCAGCTTCTTCAAGCTGAATTTTCAGTCTACTACCAGGAAAAATAGAAGGCAAGAGAACAGTGACAGGAGACAGCctctcccctcttttttttaacactttctATATGCTCACTGCTTTGGGAAGATATAAAAAAAACATAAGTAACATTTTTCCCCCCATACAGACCTTGGACACCTCCCAAAGTCTCAGTTTGCAAGATACTCAAGATCTATTTGTTTCAAAGATCAGGTCCACATCtctctgcagagggatgggaTCTGGCAAAAATGAGGGTTTAAATACCTCATTGGGTGAGTTGCTACACCAATAATTAAAGATGTGATCagaaagtattttattaaataataaaatgcctTTACAGAAGTAACTGGCTTCAAGGTCAGATGAAGCTGGACTGGTGGTGCCTCAGTCACTTGTGTTCTGCTTCACCTCTAAGTGATTTTACTTAATTGGGCAATTGTTCCCTAAGCCCCTGGTGACGCTCAGATTTCGGCCCTGAACCTTCTCCAGGCTTCTGCAGGAGAAAAGCTGGAACAGATTCTTCAGTATTAAACTTCTCATGGTTTTAAATGAACCAGATGAACCTATTTCTGTGTTGTACAACAGCCTTTGGTAATTTCCATTATTTGTGAACACATTTCCCCGAAAACTTTCTCTCCAGGGATAGGATGTGAAATGCCTACTTAAACAATAGAGAAAAAGGACTTTCTaaacaaaataatgaaactGGCAATATACCAAGAACTCTACATTAACACAACCAAAAATACCTCTGAAGTGCTTTAACAAGTCATTTTATCTGTTGTTATTACATAGGTGATGtatttttcagacaaaaaaatgttttttacagCACTGAGCTCTTTTTATTGCAAATACCATTTTCACATATGATTTTCAAAAATAGTATAGAGgtattttcccactttttttttttaaatcatataATATGTTTGGCTTGTTCTGTAATGAGAAATGAAGATAAACTCATTACACTTGAAAAAGGTGCAGAGTTCTCTCAGACAGCTTTACCAGAAGGTATCTCCAGCcaggcaagtgcagaa includes:
- the DBI gene encoding acyl-CoA-binding protein isoform X1; translated protein: MSEAAFQKAAEEVKQLKSQPTDQEMLQVYSHYKQATVGDVNTERPGMLDFKGKAKWDAWSALKGMSKEDAMKAYIAKVEELKGKYGI